One window of Phycisphaeraceae bacterium genomic DNA carries:
- a CDS encoding prepilin-type N-terminal cleavage/methylation domain-containing protein — MDARLCRGRGIRGFTLIEVLVVIAVIALLIGILLPSLGAARAEGRAIKCAAQLRSVAIAVTQYTINEDYFPPSYVYSADGEPDEWRLEDQFGSGSRSGYIHWSNALFSAGGVQDEAFTCPAVLNGGAPRSNPGANADDWEPGQENDLGNPVGAATPEDRQARRMAFTGNDAIFPRNKFKSSGPLERKNQLVRPVWIEATGRGGANTILATEFLERRDWRSVFSAGNPNLSKSHRPVTPFIGGGGGVDVYSEPPYGSTPRFFYPSVETRLKTMAALGPGMIEDAGTTLNAVGRHHPGAKSEKFGGTANFVFVDGHVERSNIAKTIEERRWGERFFSITGNNRVDLKRFLD; from the coding sequence ATGGATGCTCGCTTGTGTCGGGGCCGGGGGATTCGCGGTTTCACGCTGATCGAGGTGCTGGTGGTGATCGCCGTGATCGCGCTGCTGATCGGGATCCTGCTTCCTTCGCTTGGTGCGGCACGAGCCGAGGGGCGTGCGATCAAGTGTGCCGCGCAGTTGCGCTCGGTCGCGATCGCGGTCACGCAGTACACGATCAATGAGGACTACTTCCCACCCTCGTATGTCTACTCCGCCGACGGCGAGCCGGATGAGTGGCGGCTTGAGGATCAGTTCGGCTCGGGATCGAGGTCGGGGTACATCCACTGGTCGAACGCGCTGTTCTCCGCCGGCGGCGTGCAGGACGAGGCCTTCACGTGTCCCGCGGTGCTCAACGGTGGCGCACCACGATCGAACCCCGGAGCGAACGCGGACGATTGGGAGCCGGGGCAGGAGAACGACCTTGGCAACCCGGTCGGGGCCGCGACGCCCGAGGATCGCCAGGCACGTCGCATGGCCTTCACCGGCAATGACGCGATCTTCCCGAGGAACAAGTTCAAGAGCTCCGGGCCGCTGGAGAGGAAGAACCAGCTGGTGCGTCCGGTATGGATCGAGGCAACCGGGCGAGGCGGGGCGAACACGATCCTCGCCACAGAGTTCCTCGAGCGCAGGGACTGGCGGAGCGTCTTCTCTGCGGGAAACCCGAATCTCTCGAAGAGCCATCGCCCAGTGACGCCATTCATCGGCGGCGGCGGCGGCGTGGATGTCTACAGCGAGCCGCCCTATGGCTCAACGCCACGCTTCTTCTACCCGAGTGTCGAAACCCGCCTGAAGACGATGGCAGCGCTCGGACCCGGCATGATCGAGGATGCCGGCACGACGCTCAATGCTGTCGGGCGTCACCACCCGGGTGCCAAGAGCGAGAAGTTCGGCGGAACCGCCAACTTCGTCTTCGTAGACGGCCACGTCGAGCGTTCCAACATCGCCAAGACGATCGAAGAGCGTCGCTGGGGAGAGCGGTTCTTCAGCATCACCGGCAATAACAGGGTCGATCTGAAGCGATTCCTCGATTGA
- a CDS encoding HD domain-containing protein: MLRISIPNLVPGMTIAAPIPHPVQPGSTLLKAGVALDEAILAKLRQTGVREVWIRYPGLADVAGAASPFVAGASAEMARLVDATFAASAHSASVRLDYNAYRSAVCGLLERLSLHPRTTVYLDQMVGQGCASVRHASAVCFISMLVGLRLEPWLIRNRSKIGAAKAREIANLGVGALLHDVGMLMLDQETRDRWSDAGDESDSEFRRHVQLGFDMVKDEIEPTASGIVLNHHQRYDGSGFPAVPCFGAEPRPLAAARIHAFARIVGLVDVFDRLRFGIDDRHLAEGGPVPTVRALAALQREPWRSRFDPVALMGLMSVVPPFAPGTLVTMSDGRVVAVVDWSPLDPCRPVVQDLELRPKRVRGWLVHEPGERIDLRIRRDLSIIRAEDADVSLDVYEPPSPRAFDLDALMRTWVDRAGDLETNPKDAADHRPGASDAA; this comes from the coding sequence GTGCTCCGCATCTCCATCCCCAACCTCGTCCCGGGAATGACGATCGCCGCGCCGATTCCGCACCCCGTGCAGCCGGGCTCCACGCTCCTGAAAGCGGGCGTTGCGCTCGACGAGGCGATCCTCGCCAAACTCCGGCAGACAGGCGTGCGCGAGGTCTGGATCCGCTACCCCGGGCTCGCGGATGTCGCCGGCGCGGCCAGCCCCTTCGTCGCAGGCGCGAGCGCAGAAATGGCCCGACTGGTCGATGCCACCTTTGCCGCCTCCGCGCACAGCGCGTCGGTCCGCCTGGATTACAACGCTTATCGCAGCGCGGTGTGCGGCTTGCTCGAACGCCTCTCGCTCCACCCACGCACCACCGTCTACCTCGATCAGATGGTCGGGCAGGGGTGCGCCTCCGTCAGGCACGCCTCGGCCGTCTGCTTCATCTCCATGCTCGTCGGGCTGAGACTCGAGCCATGGCTTATCCGGAATCGCTCCAAGATCGGAGCCGCGAAGGCGCGTGAGATCGCCAATCTCGGTGTCGGTGCGCTGCTCCACGATGTCGGCATGCTGATGCTTGATCAGGAGACACGCGACCGCTGGAGCGACGCCGGCGACGAATCAGATTCTGAGTTCCGACGCCACGTCCAACTCGGATTCGACATGGTGAAGGACGAGATCGAGCCGACCGCCTCGGGCATCGTCCTCAACCATCACCAGCGATACGACGGCTCCGGCTTCCCTGCCGTTCCCTGCTTCGGTGCCGAGCCCCGGCCCTTGGCCGCGGCACGCATCCACGCCTTCGCGCGGATCGTCGGTCTCGTCGACGTCTTTGATCGGCTGCGCTTCGGCATCGACGACCGCCACCTCGCCGAGGGCGGACCGGTTCCCACGGTCCGCGCACTCGCGGCTTTGCAGCGCGAGCCGTGGAGATCGCGATTCGATCCCGTCGCGCTCATGGGGTTGATGTCCGTTGTCCCTCCGTTCGCGCCGGGCACGCTCGTGACCATGAGCGACGGGCGAGTCGTTGCCGTGGTCGATTGGTCCCCGCTCGATCCCTGTCGCCCCGTGGTGCAGGACCTCGAGCTGCGCCCGAAGCGCGTCCGTGGCTGGCTTGTTCACGAGCCGGGCGAGCGCATCGATCTCCGCATCAGGCGCGATCTGAGCATCATCCGTGCCGAGGATGCCGATGTCTCGCTCGATGTCTACGAACCCCCGTCGCCCCGCGCATTCGACCTCGACGCACTGATGCGCACATGGGTCGATCGGGCTGGCGATCTCGAGACCAATCCGAAGGACGCCGCGGACCACCGGCCCGGAGCATCCGACGCCGCGTGA
- a CDS encoding alpha/beta fold hydrolase, translating to MNEQNATGRGWWRRRRWWLAGYLALLLASHVVQIASPNVWIPIAEERGQKFVDVPETTALGPVDGALVHLAYLEWTPEPDEAVASRAPVLLLHGSPGQSFDFERLGPELAAAGYRTIAVDLPGFGNSKGLVESYSNRAQAYAMVAMLDALKIRRVHVVGWSYGGGTGLNMADIAPDRLASLTLMAATGIQETEGSGSFFFEHAKYAVGYGALVVVPEFIPHFGLIGERKVRHAFVRSFLDTDQRPVRGIMERLRVPTMVLHGRDDVLVPLAGAVEHHQLIKTSRLVVLDANHFLPFLQTEETTEHLVEFMGRHNRPGVTPASEIVDLSEGPTRVDGLLEKPAGALRRAPWWTEVALITALSLASWPLVIACTAVLVATMHLDFGVALVGLLIGRAARQRPGASAKGWGRVLGTSAGALLAARLVSPYVVEPLGNIAGWPGMALGVALVAGAVWAFPMVWTWRGRGELLASIGRARHHEFWPAWAFYMPLMPYLMWLGARRGGLLSATCVNPGIGKGGGLIGESKSEILSSMSDDAALEHVLIPDGFPARERARRAIECIEGDATLGGWPVILKPDSGQRGFSVRLARSAADVERYFDLVRGPVIVQRYHAGPHECGVLWVRGLTGRSDPSLVGGIYAVTRKDFAMIEGDGRRTLERLILDHPRYRCQSGVFLARFADARSWIPDLGQIVKLGEAGNHCQGTLFRDGADLITPEFERRIDRIAASFVGQNGHGFDFGRFDIRYTSDDALRRAEEFGIVELNGITSEATNLYDPSRGPLWAYGVLFGQWRELYRIGEERRRSGVRPLTASEAIAFARSHFRERTGSSIAD from the coding sequence ATGAACGAACAGAACGCCACAGGTCGAGGGTGGTGGAGGCGCCGACGCTGGTGGCTGGCGGGGTATCTCGCGCTGCTGCTGGCTTCGCACGTGGTGCAGATCGCATCGCCGAACGTGTGGATCCCGATCGCGGAGGAGCGCGGACAGAAGTTCGTGGATGTTCCGGAGACGACCGCGCTCGGGCCGGTGGATGGGGCGTTGGTGCACCTGGCGTACCTGGAATGGACGCCGGAGCCCGACGAGGCAGTTGCGAGCCGCGCCCCCGTGCTGCTGCTGCACGGATCTCCCGGGCAGAGCTTCGACTTTGAGCGACTGGGACCGGAGCTGGCGGCTGCCGGGTATCGAACGATCGCGGTGGATCTGCCGGGGTTCGGGAACTCCAAGGGGCTGGTTGAGAGTTACTCGAACCGGGCGCAGGCATACGCGATGGTCGCGATGCTGGATGCGCTGAAGATCCGGCGTGTACACGTGGTCGGCTGGTCTTACGGCGGCGGCACGGGCCTGAACATGGCCGACATCGCGCCGGACCGGCTCGCTTCGCTGACATTGATGGCCGCGACCGGGATACAGGAGACCGAGGGCTCTGGGAGTTTCTTCTTCGAGCACGCCAAGTATGCCGTGGGGTATGGCGCGCTGGTTGTCGTGCCGGAGTTCATCCCCCACTTCGGCCTTATCGGCGAGCGGAAAGTGCGGCACGCGTTCGTGAGGAGCTTCCTCGACACGGACCAGCGTCCGGTTCGCGGCATCATGGAGCGGCTGCGTGTTCCGACGATGGTCCTGCACGGGCGGGACGATGTGCTCGTGCCGCTGGCGGGTGCGGTTGAGCACCATCAGTTGATCAAGACGAGCCGCCTGGTGGTTCTGGATGCCAATCACTTCCTGCCGTTCCTCCAGACGGAGGAGACGACGGAGCATCTGGTCGAGTTCATGGGGAGGCACAACCGCCCGGGTGTGACGCCAGCATCGGAGATCGTTGATCTTTCGGAGGGGCCGACGCGGGTGGATGGGTTGCTTGAGAAGCCGGCGGGCGCGCTGCGACGCGCGCCGTGGTGGACCGAGGTTGCGCTCATCACCGCGTTGTCGCTTGCGAGTTGGCCGCTCGTGATTGCCTGCACGGCGGTGCTGGTCGCGACGATGCACCTTGACTTCGGGGTTGCGCTGGTCGGGCTTCTGATCGGGCGTGCGGCCCGCCAGAGGCCGGGCGCGTCGGCGAAGGGATGGGGGCGAGTGCTTGGAACATCGGCGGGCGCGCTGCTGGCGGCGCGGCTTGTCTCTCCGTATGTCGTCGAGCCGCTCGGGAACATCGCGGGGTGGCCGGGGATGGCTCTTGGTGTCGCGCTGGTGGCGGGCGCGGTGTGGGCGTTCCCGATGGTGTGGACGTGGCGCGGGCGGGGGGAACTGCTCGCGTCGATCGGACGGGCGCGCCACCACGAGTTCTGGCCGGCGTGGGCGTTCTATATGCCGCTGATGCCGTACCTGATGTGGCTCGGCGCGCGGCGTGGCGGGCTGCTCTCGGCAACGTGCGTGAACCCGGGCATCGGCAAGGGAGGCGGGCTGATCGGTGAGAGCAAGAGCGAGATCTTGTCTTCGATGAGCGACGATGCCGCGCTCGAGCATGTCTTGATACCCGATGGTTTCCCGGCGCGAGAGCGAGCGCGGCGCGCGATCGAGTGCATCGAGGGCGATGCAACGCTCGGCGGGTGGCCGGTGATCCTGAAGCCCGACAGCGGGCAGCGCGGATTCTCAGTGCGTCTGGCTCGCTCTGCAGCGGATGTCGAGCGGTACTTCGACCTCGTGCGCGGACCCGTGATTGTGCAGCGATACCACGCCGGGCCTCACGAATGCGGCGTGTTGTGGGTGCGTGGCCTCACCGGCCGTTCGGACCCTTCGCTCGTCGGCGGCATCTACGCCGTCACGCGCAAGGACTTTGCGATGATCGAGGGGGATGGGCGACGGACGCTCGAGCGCCTGATCCTGGACCATCCGCGGTATCGGTGTCAGTCGGGCGTCTTCCTCGCGAGATTCGCTGATGCAAGATCGTGGATCCCCGATCTCGGACAGATCGTGAAACTCGGCGAAGCGGGGAACCACTGCCAGGGAACGCTCTTCCGCGATGGGGCGGACCTCATCACGCCGGAGTTCGAGCGCCGGATCGATCGCATCGCTGCGTCGTTCGTGGGACAGAACGGACATGGCTTCGACTTCGGGCGATTCGATATCCGCTACACATCCGACGATGCCTTGCGGCGCGCCGAGGAGTTCGGGATCGTTGAGCTGAACGGCATCACCAGCGAGGCGACAAACCTCTACGACCCCTCGCGCGGACCGCTGTGGGCGTATGGCGTGCTCTTCGGGCAATGGCGAGAGCTCTATAGGATCGGCGAGGAGCGGCGGCGCTCGGGCGTGCGCCCGCTGACAGCGAGCGAGGCGATCGCGTTCGCCCGCTCCCACTTCAGAGAGCGAACGGGCAGTTCGATCGCGGATTAG
- a CDS encoding 23S rRNA (adenine(2503)-C(2))-methyltransferase RlmN, with amino-acid sequence MSESPLSQQLPSPLSMGCDAFVREAADRVVGRSLGAETFYKECYRSGRREIALRGGGAWVFTPPALGRVVEDESPEGVVRKFTLRVPGPRSGVLGTDPRASEVETESVLIPMIGRKGNRTYTLCVSSQVGCAMGCVFCETAQMGLVRSLDASEIVAQWWTATHVLGQSVSNMVFMGMGEPMDNLENVLGAITCITDHKGGSLPMSKVTISTVGRVDGIRLLSERVRERGWRRLGLALSLNAPNDEIRSEIMPINRKWEMADLQRALIEYPAHGAGKLCVEYVLIPGVNDRREHAAEIAAFCRPIDGAYKAEREANSPRVLLNLIPYNPRRNSPWPAPEEEAVEAFLGWLTAEGVYAKRRRTKGRKMMGACGQLGSEAIRGRRVVELNVKA; translated from the coding sequence GTGAGTGAATCGCCACTGAGCCAGCAACTGCCGAGCCCGCTTTCGATGGGTTGCGATGCGTTCGTGCGTGAGGCGGCGGATCGCGTGGTGGGGCGGTCGCTCGGCGCGGAGACCTTCTATAAGGAGTGCTACCGGAGCGGGCGGAGGGAGATCGCGCTGCGCGGGGGTGGCGCGTGGGTGTTCACGCCGCCGGCTTTGGGGCGCGTGGTGGAGGATGAGAGCCCCGAGGGTGTGGTTCGGAAGTTCACGCTTCGCGTGCCCGGCCCGAGGTCGGGGGTGCTCGGCACGGACCCGCGGGCCTCGGAGGTGGAGACGGAGAGTGTGCTGATCCCGATGATCGGGCGCAAGGGGAACCGGACGTACACGCTGTGCGTTTCGAGCCAGGTGGGGTGTGCGATGGGGTGCGTCTTCTGTGAGACGGCCCAGATGGGTCTGGTGCGGTCGCTGGATGCTTCGGAGATCGTGGCGCAGTGGTGGACCGCGACGCACGTGCTTGGTCAGTCGGTCTCGAACATGGTGTTCATGGGCATGGGCGAGCCGATGGACAACCTTGAGAACGTGCTGGGGGCGATCACCTGCATCACCGACCACAAGGGCGGCTCGCTGCCGATGAGCAAGGTGACGATCTCAACCGTCGGGCGGGTGGATGGGATACGCCTGCTCTCGGAGCGTGTGCGGGAGCGGGGATGGAGGCGCCTGGGGCTTGCGCTCTCTTTGAACGCGCCGAACGACGAGATCCGATCGGAGATCATGCCGATCAATCGCAAGTGGGAGATGGCCGACCTGCAGCGGGCGTTGATCGAGTATCCGGCCCACGGCGCGGGGAAGCTCTGCGTGGAGTATGTGCTTATTCCCGGGGTGAACGACAGGCGCGAGCACGCGGCGGAGATCGCGGCGTTCTGCCGCCCGATCGATGGGGCTTACAAGGCGGAGCGAGAGGCGAACTCGCCCCGTGTGCTGCTGAACCTGATTCCGTATAACCCGAGGCGGAATTCGCCGTGGCCCGCTCCCGAAGAAGAGGCGGTCGAGGCGTTCCTGGGGTGGCTGACGGCCGAGGGCGTGTACGCGAAACGCCGGCGGACGAAGGGAAGGAAGATGATGGGCGCGTGCGGACAGCTCGGGAGCGAGGCGATCCGCGGGCGACGGGTGGTAGAGTTGAATGTGAAGGCGTAA
- a CDS encoding DUF1444 family protein translates to MAGMPLEPNAFAEQVVTILRGKQPEYTVLLTSPTELIVNGRRLDLENLYRMVQREPERGVEIVEHYLEQLFEGDALQAVDLPFELARERIMPRIQPDSIFQHLNRELVAHVPFVNNTVIVFVTDLPNMTVSITTEQMVQWGLTPEELEEISRENLDAYAPDLHVQLIQSKDGGRAAILSNQDGYDAARLLMSSIYRKLAPQLGRDFLVATPSRDMFVAMTAEPKPFLDRLKSRVEQDYRRLPYPITSSFFVVTRDGVAGTEEMHPPSEAA, encoded by the coding sequence ATGGCCGGGATGCCGCTTGAGCCCAATGCGTTCGCCGAGCAGGTGGTCACGATTCTGCGTGGCAAGCAGCCGGAGTACACGGTGCTGCTGACAAGCCCGACAGAACTGATCGTGAACGGTCGGCGTCTGGATCTTGAGAACCTGTACCGGATGGTCCAGCGCGAGCCCGAGCGGGGCGTGGAGATCGTCGAGCACTACCTCGAGCAGTTGTTCGAGGGGGATGCGCTCCAGGCGGTCGATCTGCCCTTCGAGCTCGCCCGCGAGAGGATCATGCCCCGCATCCAGCCGGACTCGATCTTCCAGCACCTGAACCGCGAACTCGTCGCCCATGTGCCGTTCGTCAACAACACGGTGATCGTCTTCGTGACCGATCTCCCCAACATGACCGTCAGCATCACCACCGAACAGATGGTCCAGTGGGGGCTCACCCCAGAGGAACTCGAAGAGATCTCACGCGAGAACCTCGACGCCTACGCACCCGACCTGCACGTCCAGCTCATCCAGTCCAAGGACGGCGGAAGGGCCGCGATCCTCTCCAACCAGGACGGCTACGACGCGGCACGCCTGCTCATGAGCTCCATCTATCGCAAACTCGCGCCGCAACTCGGACGCGACTTCCTCGTCGCAACACCCAGCCGCGACATGTTCGTGGCCATGACCGCCGAGCCCAAACCCTTCCTCGATCGCCTGAAGAGCCGCGTGGAACAGGATTACCGGCGGCTGCCGTACCCGATCACGTCGAGCTTCTTCGTCGTGACACGCGACGGCGTCGCGGGCACGGAAGAGATGCACCCGCCGTCTGAGGCGGCGTGA
- the acpP gene encoding acyl carrier protein: protein MLSWARQSNRIVHDPSTWETNAVTEQEIESKVIEIVAEQLGADKAKISRDTRFVDDLNADSLDTVELVMEFEDEFETSIPDEQAEKIKTVGQAIEFIKQAHGIA, encoded by the coding sequence ATGCTTTCGTGGGCCCGACAGTCAAACCGAATTGTCCACGATCCGAGCACTTGGGAGACCAACGCCGTGACAGAGCAGGAAATCGAATCGAAGGTGATCGAGATCGTGGCGGAGCAGTTGGGCGCTGATAAGGCAAAGATCAGCCGCGACACCCGCTTTGTTGACGACCTGAACGCCGACTCGCTGGACACGGTCGAGCTCGTGATGGAGTTCGAGGACGAGTTCGAGACCTCCATTCCTGACGAGCAGGCGGAGAAGATCAAGACCGTCGGCCAGGCCATCGAGTTCATCAAGCAGGCGCACGGGATCGCCTGA
- the fabF gene encoding beta-ketoacyl-ACP synthase II, translated as MQNASCRIVITGIGAITNLGADSRSTWDAMRNGRSGITRLGGPDFDQYAGKWSVSAAGQVALGDTTAIVDPREAKRLDRFTLLAMVAAHEAVANSGVDFGSEDPERCGVIVGSGIGGIKTIEDGVVTMVQRGPDRLSPFTVPRLMVNAATGNISIRYGLQGPAGAHATACASSGHAFGDAMAWLRRGRADVIVCGGTEAAVTPLCVGAFQSLKALSGRSDDPTKASRPFDRERDGFVLAEGAAMFVIETEAHARKRGATILAELVGYGNSSDASHITAPDAEGRGAGRSMRWALEDASLATDAIDYVNAHGTSTPLGDKAEVAAVLDVFGSHARRSSGGKLMMSSTKSMHGHALGASGAVEMIACIHAVKEGVIAPTINLESPDDGFDIDLVPHEARERRVRYAMNNTFGFGGHNTTLIVGRYDG; from the coding sequence ATGCAGAACGCCAGCTGCCGCATCGTCATCACAGGCATCGGCGCCATCACCAACCTCGGCGCGGACTCCCGCTCGACGTGGGACGCCATGCGCAACGGTCGGTCGGGTATCACCCGCCTCGGTGGGCCTGATTTCGATCAATACGCCGGGAAGTGGTCGGTCTCCGCCGCCGGACAGGTCGCCCTCGGTGATACCACCGCGATTGTCGATCCGCGTGAGGCCAAGCGACTCGATCGCTTCACGCTCCTTGCGATGGTCGCGGCACACGAAGCCGTCGCCAATTCCGGAGTCGATTTCGGCTCGGAAGATCCCGAGCGATGCGGCGTGATCGTCGGTTCCGGCATCGGCGGGATCAAGACCATCGAAGACGGCGTGGTCACCATGGTCCAGCGCGGACCGGACCGGCTCTCGCCCTTCACCGTGCCGCGCCTCATGGTCAATGCCGCGACCGGCAACATCTCTATCCGCTACGGGCTGCAGGGCCCTGCGGGCGCGCACGCCACGGCCTGCGCCTCTTCCGGTCATGCCTTCGGCGATGCCATGGCGTGGCTGAGGCGGGGTCGGGCCGACGTCATCGTGTGTGGCGGCACCGAAGCCGCCGTCACGCCCTTGTGCGTCGGCGCGTTCCAGTCGCTCAAGGCCCTCTCCGGTCGTTCCGACGATCCAACCAAAGCGAGCCGCCCCTTCGATCGCGAACGCGACGGCTTCGTCCTTGCCGAGGGCGCGGCCATGTTCGTGATCGAGACCGAGGCGCACGCGCGGAAGCGCGGCGCGACGATCCTCGCCGAACTCGTCGGATACGGCAACAGCTCCGACGCGAGCCACATTACAGCTCCCGACGCCGAGGGACGCGGCGCGGGCCGCTCCATGCGCTGGGCTCTGGAAGACGCTTCACTCGCCACCGACGCGATCGACTATGTCAACGCCCACGGCACCTCGACACCCCTGGGCGACAAGGCCGAGGTCGCGGCCGTGCTGGATGTCTTCGGCAGCCACGCCCGGCGCTCTTCCGGCGGGAAGTTGATGATGTCCTCGACCAAGTCCATGCACGGCCACGCGCTCGGCGCATCCGGCGCGGTCGAGATGATCGCGTGCATCCACGCCGTCAAAGAGGGCGTGATCGCACCGACCATCAACCTCGAGAGCCCCGACGATGGTTTCGACATCGATCTCGTGCCCCACGAGGCCCGCGAGCGCCGGGTCCGCTACGCGATGAACAACACCTTCGGCTTCGGCGGGCACAACACCACGCTCATCGTCGGACGCTACGACGGGTAA
- a CDS encoding FliM/FliN family flagellar motor switch protein has product MPALLEHQILRIEVPVVVRVGERQMRMAEVLVLSPGSIIELNKRSEDELDLMINNKQIGSGTAVKVGENFGLRVTFIGDIAERLAAMAAESGEEPPAI; this is encoded by the coding sequence ATGCCGGCATTGCTCGAGCACCAGATTCTGCGGATTGAGGTTCCCGTCGTTGTCCGCGTCGGGGAGCGTCAAATGCGCATGGCGGAAGTGCTGGTGCTCTCGCCCGGCTCGATCATCGAGCTGAATAAACGCTCCGAGGACGAGCTGGACCTCATGATCAACAACAAGCAGATCGGGAGCGGCACGGCCGTCAAGGTCGGCGAGAACTTCGGGCTGCGCGTCACGTTCATCGGCGACATCGCTGAGCGTCTGGCCGCGATGGCTGCTGAGAGCGGCGAAGAACCCCCGGCTATCTGA